Proteins from one Leptonema illini DSM 21528 genomic window:
- a CDS encoding sigma-54-dependent transcriptional regulator: MILIQLIEDDPVQRDALKEFVETTLSGREKVRVLENGSVKEAMQSYAARSPEIAIVLSDLKLPDGTGIDYLRYVREQNPDLPFIFLTGQPEIESAVEALQTGASDYLTKPIDLLHLQKKIESYLQSYRLEKENRSLRMQLSGLSGREKIIGNSPALLQMVERASQVAPTDVTVLVEGESGTGKELVAGFLHENSARAARPFIKVNCGALTKSILESELFGVTRGAFTGADRDRAGLFEAASGGTIFLDEIGEMDLESQVRLLRVLEDRTVTRLGSTRPIEVDVRIVTATNRDLLKEVDSGRFREDLYYRLAVIKIKLPPLRERADDIPLLFNHFVIQFNERYGKSVTTLAPDLLGFFKNYDWPGNIRQFRNVIEAMVILARDDVLTKADLPEEILRAPSGHRNLVETIIPGVSMDDYEKAIIEKNLSFASGKRDRTASLLGISERTLYRKLQRFGLG, encoded by the coding sequence ATGATTCTGATCCAGCTTATAGAAGATGATCCCGTCCAGCGCGACGCCCTGAAAGAGTTCGTGGAAACGACGCTCAGCGGCCGCGAAAAGGTGCGCGTACTCGAAAACGGAAGCGTAAAAGAGGCGATGCAGAGTTATGCGGCGAGGTCTCCAGAGATCGCCATCGTTCTCTCTGACCTGAAGCTGCCCGACGGAACGGGCATCGACTATCTGCGCTATGTGCGTGAACAGAATCCCGACCTGCCTTTTATCTTTCTTACAGGCCAGCCCGAAATCGAGTCGGCCGTCGAGGCTTTACAGACAGGCGCCTCGGATTACCTGACAAAGCCGATCGATCTTCTTCATCTTCAGAAGAAGATCGAGAGCTATTTACAGTCCTACCGTCTTGAAAAAGAGAACCGTTCGCTGCGTATGCAGCTATCGGGGTTATCCGGACGCGAGAAGATCATCGGCAACTCGCCGGCGCTGCTTCAGATGGTGGAGCGCGCCTCACAGGTGGCCCCGACCGACGTCACCGTGCTCGTCGAAGGCGAGTCGGGCACCGGCAAGGAACTCGTCGCCGGCTTTTTACACGAGAACTCGGCACGAGCCGCCCGCCCCTTCATCAAGGTGAACTGCGGCGCCCTGACAAAATCCATCCTTGAATCGGAGCTTTTTGGCGTTACCCGCGGGGCCTTTACCGGCGCCGACCGCGATCGAGCGGGCCTGTTCGAGGCCGCCTCGGGCGGAACGATCTTTCTCGACGAGATCGGCGAGATGGATCTGGAAAGTCAGGTGCGTCTGCTTCGCGTGCTTGAAGATCGTACGGTCACCAGGCTTGGATCGACCCGGCCGATCGAGGTGGACGTTCGCATCGTTACGGCCACCAATAGAGATCTTCTGAAAGAGGTCGACTCGGGCCGCTTTCGCGAAGATCTCTATTATCGCCTCGCCGTCATCAAGATCAAGCTGCCGCCTCTGCGCGAAAGGGCCGACGACATCCCGCTTCTCTTCAATCATTTCGTGATCCAGTTCAACGAGCGTTACGGAAAAAGCGTGACGACGCTTGCTCCCGATCTGCTCGGATTTTTCAAGAACTATGACTGGCCGGGCAACATCCGCCAGTTTCGCAACGTCATCGAGGCGATGGTTATCCTCGCCCGCGACGACGTGCTCACGAAGGCCGATCTTCCCGAAGAGATATTGCGCGCCCCATCCGGACATCGCAACCTCGTCGAGACGATCATACCGGGCGTCAGCATGGACGATTACGAGAAGGCCATCATCGAGAAGAATCTTTCGTTTGCATCGGGCAAACGCGATCGCACGGCCTCGCTGCTCGGCATCTCAGAACGCACGCTCTATCGCAAGCTGCAACGCTTCGGTCTGGGTTAG
- a CDS encoding vWA domain-containing protein, with amino-acid sequence MTRRTSLRAVSAAFLTLCLTVPSVLSARADRLLVLPFRVSGKAPAAYFDESELPAQSMQAALFLSRLLREYRAIPYRESGADRLQGLDEQAAENRLGTFCSDPNVSHVLGGQLLFTGPSDLTVEIFTASCVRRSILYKDRSSGNINEIQSLMRKSIFRATPFLPESRSYARLQNFEEMRDSHLHIVVDLSGSMELTLPFARRALEALEPSPGKTVTFTVIGSSARIEHTEAFADQTAYLKTVRSLHGSGATTEASLLDGLRRAADHIKPGTTRMLFLSDATFSEKGLLQLQEIFRSYKRAGIDVALFPGYGSDPAFLDRTGRFDRIARVYTPVFARRGGFVSGESRFFVRRGSAFFLCPGNSGDDIASGRLDTSRCQSFPAHRYSKTELDLDRIVQAYADRNNLKISEISPVYSDLEFRIADFLTDRTGARAPYRVLVQSGSRAFWIGLNSKEDYQALSRKKGEKLYVGLHLKATPGGVENIPARIYMLPDAEVPRLFLLEYERLLKLNRSYWNVRDAWFFHVEVRDYRHE; translated from the coding sequence ATGACCAGGCGCACGTCTCTGCGTGCCGTTTCGGCGGCCTTTCTGACGCTCTGTTTGACCGTTCCGTCCGTGCTGTCGGCCCGGGCCGATCGCCTGCTTGTTCTGCCGTTTCGCGTATCGGGCAAGGCGCCGGCCGCCTACTTCGACGAGTCGGAGCTGCCCGCCCAGTCCATGCAGGCCGCCCTTTTTCTGAGTCGCCTGCTGCGGGAGTACAGGGCCATCCCCTACAGGGAGTCCGGAGCCGATCGCCTGCAGGGGCTTGATGAACAGGCCGCAGAGAATCGCCTCGGCACGTTCTGTAGCGATCCAAACGTCTCGCATGTGCTTGGCGGACAGCTTCTTTTCACCGGGCCATCTGACCTGACCGTCGAGATCTTCACCGCATCGTGTGTTCGCCGCAGTATTCTTTACAAAGATCGTTCGTCGGGGAATATCAACGAGATCCAGAGCCTGATGCGCAAAAGCATCTTTCGCGCGACGCCGTTTCTACCAGAGAGCCGATCGTATGCACGCTTGCAAAACTTCGAAGAGATGCGCGATAGCCATCTGCATATTGTCGTAGATCTGTCGGGATCGATGGAGTTAACCCTTCCCTTTGCCCGTCGCGCCCTCGAAGCCCTTGAGCCTTCGCCCGGTAAAACCGTTACCTTCACCGTCATCGGTTCCTCGGCGCGCATAGAACATACCGAGGCCTTTGCCGATCAGACCGCCTATCTGAAAACCGTGCGATCGCTTCACGGATCGGGTGCTACGACGGAGGCCTCTTTGCTGGATGGACTGCGTCGCGCTGCGGATCATATAAAGCCGGGAACGACACGCATGCTTTTTTTATCGGATGCTACATTCTCTGAGAAAGGCCTGCTTCAGTTACAGGAGATCTTTCGCAGTTATAAACGAGCGGGTATCGATGTGGCGCTCTTTCCGGGCTATGGCAGCGATCCGGCATTCCTTGATCGTACCGGACGCTTTGATCGCATCGCTCGCGTCTACACGCCCGTCTTCGCCCGTCGCGGCGGCTTTGTATCGGGAGAGTCTCGCTTCTTTGTACGCCGGGGATCGGCCTTCTTTCTGTGTCCGGGCAATTCAGGCGACGACATCGCCTCGGGCCGGCTCGATACGTCTCGCTGTCAGAGCTTTCCCGCACATCGTTATTCAAAGACCGAGCTCGATCTGGATCGCATCGTTCAAGCCTACGCCGACCGCAACAATCTGAAGATCAGCGAGATCAGTCCGGTGTACTCCGACCTTGAGTTTCGCATCGCCGATTTTCTTACCGACCGTACCGGAGCGCGCGCTCCGTACCGCGTACTTGTGCAGAGCGGCAGCCGCGCCTTCTGGATCGGTCTGAATAGCAAAGAGGACTATCAGGCGCTCAGCAGAAAGAAGGGCGAAAAGCTCTACGTCGGATTGCACTTAAAGGCGACGCCGGGCGGCGTTGAGAACATCCCCGCTCGTATCTATATGCTGCCCGATGCCGAAGTGCCGCGACTTTTCTTACTTGAATACGAGAGGCTGCTCAAACTGAATCGATCTTACTGGAACGTTCGAGACGCATGGTTTTTTCATGTGGAGGTGCGTGATTATCGCCATGAATGA
- the recO gene encoding DNA repair protein RecO, with product MSLKKGRAIVLKKTRSGEKDLIAHLLLENGEKRMLRLHGILASKNRSPLIAEPGALIEVDYYESQKEELSLREGVVITRHDALKSDYRNQDLLSKILTLGSLAGSGAPDPAAFLLLRSALEFAEASIAGAELDTHQAEAFLLFLCVRALDLMGLLGDTTHCAQCERPLQSRALFGEGAFFICENCNSLADAAGFQCSLEVATMQARRYRDIRLHVEGLDAPVFQQLKSGLQRALRFSVPQPPEVFG from the coding sequence ATGAGCCTGAAAAAAGGCCGTGCCATCGTCTTGAAAAAGACCCGATCGGGTGAGAAAGACCTCATCGCCCATCTGCTTCTTGAAAACGGCGAGAAGCGCATGTTGCGGCTGCATGGCATCCTCGCCTCAAAGAATCGAAGTCCATTAATCGCCGAGCCGGGCGCTCTCATTGAAGTCGATTATTATGAAAGCCAGAAAGAAGAGCTGTCGCTGCGCGAAGGCGTCGTCATCACGCGACACGACGCTCTGAAATCGGACTATCGCAATCAGGATCTGCTCTCGAAGATACTCACGCTTGGCAGCCTTGCCGGCTCGGGCGCCCCTGATCCGGCCGCCTTCCTGCTTCTGCGCTCGGCCCTTGAGTTCGCCGAGGCATCGATTGCCGGCGCGGAGCTCGATACGCATCAGGCTGAGGCCTTCTTACTGTTTCTCTGCGTGCGAGCCCTTGATCTGATGGGGCTTCTCGGCGACACGACACATTGCGCACAGTGTGAACGCCCGCTTCAGAGCCGGGCCCTTTTCGGCGAAGGCGCCTTCTTTATCTGTGAGAATTGTAACTCCCTCGCCGACGCCGCCGGCTTCCAGTGCTCGCTTGAGGTGGCAACGATGCAGGCCCGGCGCTACAGAGACATACGATTGCATGTGGAAGGCCTTGATGCGCCCGTCTTTCAACAGCTGAAAAGCGGATTACAGCGAGCGCTGCGCTTCTCAGTTCCCCAGCCGCCCGAGGTGTTCGGGTGA
- a CDS encoding LIC20036 family protein encodes MIINRLLQLFGKEEKPEHPTESESSLSEIEGEQSALLEKTGLQGPKGLWTAMLLSAVVAGGLGGLAGRLSTGNACEVNRPALLITKDGQQWTGILNSLDRAGAFFQKEAESERYDFENISRIIFFRDEAELRNASFDVMSTAAALGYFPGQYDIEAGGHKGELSIFLSQSGSIGAIVRFTNWGTKQPEYLTGVRVIGNRIDFRRACTGTECRRIGSPHDFHQDYTGTLNPMQREIKGNYSGSHSSGTWVARRR; translated from the coding sequence ATGATTATCAACCGTCTGCTGCAACTCTTTGGCAAAGAAGAAAAACCCGAGCATCCGACCGAATCAGAGTCATCGCTCTCAGAGATCGAAGGCGAACAGAGCGCTCTGCTTGAGAAGACAGGCCTTCAGGGACCAAAGGGGCTGTGGACGGCGATGTTACTCTCTGCCGTCGTCGCCGGTGGTCTGGGCGGCCTTGCCGGACGCCTCAGTACAGGAAATGCCTGCGAGGTAAACCGACCGGCCCTTCTTATTACAAAAGACGGCCAGCAATGGACGGGCATCCTCAACTCCCTCGATCGAGCAGGTGCCTTCTTTCAGAAAGAGGCAGAATCCGAGCGCTATGATTTTGAGAACATCTCACGCATTATCTTCTTTCGTGACGAGGCAGAGCTTCGAAACGCCTCCTTTGACGTGATGAGCACGGCGGCCGCCCTCGGCTACTTCCCCGGCCAGTACGATATCGAGGCTGGCGGGCATAAAGGCGAGCTTTCGATCTTCCTCTCGCAGAGCGGATCGATCGGAGCCATTGTGCGTTTCACGAACTGGGGCACAAAGCAGCCGGAATACCTGACCGGTGTGCGTGTCATTGGAAACCGGATCGACTTCCGGCGTGCCTGTACAGGCACGGAATGTCGGCGTATCGGCTCACCGCATGACTTTCATCAGGATTACACGGGTACGCTGAACCCCATGCAGAGAGAAATCAAGGGCAACTACTCCGGATCGCATAGCTCGGGCACCTGGGTGGCTCGCCGCCGCTGA
- a CDS encoding adenosine deaminase family protein, with the protein MKITFEEIYRRIQSLNREVDELNLLRRKVPDRRPYSADLQVSFDRVINDLLNQKLELEQLEVESPPVDLVESILTVDLATASRIQVDRQMPERPDEKDAQIMKFLREIPKTELHLHMEACISRQTLMGILDSHGKEYNAEEIDQLYNFKNLQEFIKLFLYILDAIRKPEDFVLIFKNLRDYCEANNIRYAEVFYAPSKLIQNGLRFEDIARTLDGLSRDCRLSGGPDIRYLVDVSRTFGPENASQNLQRLLACKTPSHIGIGLGGAELMGPARDYRDVFAQARAEGLRTVAHSGEDDGPWSIWDTVRILKAERVGHGTSAIQDPDLLLYLKEKQIPVEICLTSNLFTGKYVRRAEDHPVRRYYDDGLICTVNTDDPEIFNVDLTTEFYNHYKHLNFTITELVDLIRMGVFSSFHSDPQALWTQFKTEIDAKREEYAL; encoded by the coding sequence TTGAAGATCACATTCGAAGAGATATACAGACGCATTCAGTCGCTGAATCGCGAGGTTGACGAGCTCAATCTGCTTCGCCGTAAGGTGCCCGACAGGCGTCCCTATTCCGCCGATCTGCAGGTCTCGTTTGATCGCGTTATCAATGATCTTCTGAATCAGAAGCTTGAGCTCGAGCAGCTCGAGGTAGAATCGCCTCCCGTCGATCTTGTCGAGAGCATCCTTACCGTCGACCTTGCGACGGCATCGCGCATTCAGGTCGACCGGCAGATGCCCGAGCGGCCCGACGAGAAAGACGCGCAGATCATGAAGTTCCTGCGTGAGATTCCGAAGACCGAGCTGCATCTGCATATGGAAGCGTGTATCTCGCGTCAGACGCTGATGGGCATCCTCGACAGCCACGGCAAAGAGTATAACGCCGAAGAGATCGACCAGCTGTATAACTTCAAGAATCTGCAGGAGTTCATCAAGCTCTTTCTCTATATACTCGATGCGATCCGCAAGCCCGAGGATTTTGTTCTCATCTTTAAGAACCTGCGCGACTACTGCGAGGCGAATAACATCCGTTACGCCGAGGTCTTCTACGCTCCGTCGAAGCTGATACAGAACGGCCTTCGCTTCGAAGACATCGCACGCACGCTGGACGGCCTTTCGCGCGACTGTCGTCTTTCAGGCGGACCCGATATTCGATATCTTGTGGACGTTTCGCGCACCTTCGGGCCCGAGAACGCCAGCCAGAATCTGCAACGCCTGCTTGCCTGTAAGACGCCCAGTCATATCGGCATCGGCCTTGGCGGCGCCGAGCTTATGGGCCCGGCACGCGATTATCGCGACGTCTTCGCCCAGGCGCGGGCCGAGGGACTGCGTACGGTGGCGCACTCCGGCGAAGACGACGGCCCCTGGTCGATCTGGGATACGGTTCGTATTCTCAAGGCCGAGCGCGTCGGTCATGGCACATCGGCCATTCAAGATCCCGATCTGCTCCTTTATCTGAAAGAAAAGCAGATCCCCGTCGAGATCTGCCTCACGTCAAACCTCTTCACCGGCAAGTATGTGCGTCGTGCTGAAGATCATCCGGTACGTCGCTACTATGACGACGGCCTGATCTGCACGGTGAATACCGACGACCCCGAGATCTTTAACGTCGATCTGACGACGGAGTTTTATAACCATTACAAGCATCTGAACTTCACGATTACGGAGCTTGTCGATCTCATTCGCATGGGCGTTTTCTCAAGTTTTCATTCCGATCCGCAGGCGCTGTGGACGCAGTTCAAGACAGAGATCGATGCGAAGCGTGAAGAATACGCCCTCTGA
- a CDS encoding SpoIIE family protein phosphatase, which produces MIELLNRYDIYFNFFSFGTLLVTVFSGFLAVFTLTIKQKSRPTIDLGLMYFWFALFFLGYFVAAVVYSPLAVYHRYMTLGFIFPALIHLVQWILRYPENTHPRLRRGFLIVQYLLAIGMISAFIWKTQTVPIKFHFNGHYWDFDAETISRYGAYLIMVYILLASIVGGWKATIVPEKKDRYTIIGLVTSLVAGAAVPAILNTLSRDGVVDRGFYLNALVLLSIVAFFSITILFLNTTTDRTTFMAKIVGICMVTFLLLFQGMAYVSMEDREKEYDQIRLQYLIRAVEGGTIESELGYLYVYDTTKGRGELKYTHENYFNLPEERRIDFSHAEIEYRNTALYEEIHKMDPSQAADGLKRLLEKTPPEFIGYRQSLERFIDSKEFQDNPTIEAVFAQIDSLNQLTFVNKNRISYISDANFRADVTARLENDGNASFAPFRDAMLAELKARSSLQGEALKLRLGEYMAPFKPQYSRHYRHSRNGFEHLIAYTVYSPETQTVYEGGFFYRDYRAFIHRTAYKQVTILAAVLFMVLIVFPLFFRGSLVNPLTELLEGVTKVNRGNLDVRVPIHVQDEIGFLAASFNSMVSSIREARDQLRDYANNLEEKVKERTAELNSTLEEVRKLKIQQDGDYFLTSLLMKPLNFNANKSERVRSNFLVLQKKQFEFRNKSADLGGDICVTGNLRLGTRESYRRYLVAMNGDAMGKSMQGAGGALVMGVVMNSILARSASHDRILDLTPEAWLTEVYEEINGVFKAFNGSMVISCVVDVIDEETGEMFYFNAEHPFQILYRNGKASFIEEDLQLRKLGLESEIPFEVKRFRLEPGDAIIAGSDGRDDIDLTPDEPVRTINEDEFLVLSLVDQARGDLDKLAELIKSKGELTDDLSLLKIEFMPSSQRKETEDAFHDEDVVKPVVLIDDHDEYDLDHSELPAGVSSEYSELLEEGRRLVRAGKSPEALAKLEKAYEMRQDDPALNKILAVLTFREKDYEKAVEILENYLSHDPNIEDFWLYLSIAHKRMGNLDRSLESAEKVFEINSQRVPNLLQLADLHFRMGHAGRAKIFLEQVFQIDPNNSQGKTLEEKIARLAAESGRSN; this is translated from the coding sequence ATGATTGAACTTTTGAATCGTTACGATATTTATTTCAACTTCTTCTCTTTCGGAACTCTGCTTGTAACGGTGTTCTCGGGATTCCTTGCCGTATTCACCCTGACGATCAAACAGAAGTCCAGGCCGACGATCGACCTCGGTCTGATGTATTTCTGGTTCGCGCTCTTCTTCCTCGGCTATTTCGTCGCAGCGGTCGTCTATTCTCCTCTGGCCGTGTATCACCGCTACATGACCCTGGGCTTCATCTTCCCGGCCCTGATCCACCTTGTGCAGTGGATTCTGCGTTATCCCGAGAATACGCATCCCAGGCTGCGCCGCGGATTCCTGATCGTGCAGTATCTGCTGGCAATCGGCATGATCAGCGCTTTCATCTGGAAGACGCAAACGGTGCCGATCAAATTCCACTTCAACGGACATTACTGGGACTTTGACGCTGAAACGATCAGTCGCTACGGGGCGTATCTGATCATGGTCTATATTCTGCTTGCGTCGATTGTTGGAGGATGGAAGGCAACGATCGTTCCCGAGAAAAAGGATCGCTATACGATCATCGGCCTTGTGACAAGCCTGGTTGCCGGCGCCGCCGTACCCGCCATTTTGAATACGCTCAGTCGCGACGGCGTCGTCGACCGCGGATTTTATCTGAACGCCCTTGTGCTTCTCTCTATCGTCGCCTTTTTCTCGATAACGATCCTCTTCTTGAACACTACGACGGACCGCACGACGTTTATGGCGAAGATCGTCGGCATCTGTATGGTGACCTTCCTGCTGCTCTTTCAGGGAATGGCCTACGTTTCAATGGAAGATCGCGAGAAAGAATACGATCAGATTCGACTTCAATATCTGATTCGCGCCGTTGAAGGCGGAACGATCGAATCAGAGCTCGGCTATCTCTACGTCTACGACACGACAAAAGGTCGCGGCGAACTTAAATACACGCATGAGAATTATTTCAATCTGCCTGAAGAGCGACGCATCGACTTCTCGCACGCCGAGATCGAGTATCGCAACACGGCGTTATACGAAGAGATCCATAAGATGGATCCCTCGCAGGCCGCCGACGGCTTAAAAAGGCTTCTGGAAAAGACGCCCCCGGAGTTCATAGGATACCGTCAGTCTCTCGAAAGGTTTATCGATAGCAAAGAGTTTCAGGATAACCCTACGATCGAGGCAGTCTTTGCCCAGATCGACAGCCTCAACCAGCTTACCTTCGTGAATAAGAATCGTATCAGCTACATCTCTGATGCGAACTTCCGCGCCGACGTGACCGCTCGCCTCGAAAACGACGGCAACGCAAGTTTCGCTCCTTTTCGCGATGCGATGCTCGCAGAGCTGAAGGCTCGCTCGTCCCTTCAAGGAGAAGCGCTGAAGCTGCGCCTCGGCGAATATATGGCGCCTTTCAAGCCTCAGTACAGCCGTCACTACCGTCATAGCCGAAACGGCTTCGAACATCTGATCGCCTATACCGTTTACAGCCCCGAGACGCAGACCGTATACGAAGGCGGCTTCTTTTATCGAGACTATCGAGCTTTCATACACCGAACGGCTTACAAGCAGGTAACGATTCTGGCCGCCGTTCTTTTCATGGTTCTTATCGTCTTCCCGCTCTTCTTTCGCGGTTCTCTCGTGAATCCGCTGACGGAGCTGCTTGAAGGCGTGACGAAAGTGAACCGCGGCAATCTCGACGTCCGTGTTCCCATCCATGTGCAGGATGAGATCGGATTTCTCGCCGCATCGTTCAACAGCATGGTGAGCTCGATCCGCGAGGCGCGAGATCAGCTGCGCGATTATGCGAATAACCTCGAAGAGAAAGTGAAAGAGCGCACGGCCGAACTGAATTCGACGCTTGAAGAGGTTCGCAAGCTGAAGATTCAACAGGATGGAGACTACTTCCTGACGTCGCTACTGATGAAGCCGCTGAACTTCAACGCCAACAAGTCGGAGCGCGTGCGTTCGAACTTCCTCGTTCTACAGAAAAAGCAGTTTGAATTCCGGAATAAAAGCGCCGACCTCGGCGGCGATATCTGCGTTACGGGTAACCTGCGTCTCGGTACGCGTGAAAGCTATCGGCGATATCTTGTGGCCATGAACGGCGACGCCATGGGCAAATCGATGCAGGGCGCCGGTGGAGCGCTTGTGATGGGCGTCGTGATGAACTCCATTCTCGCGCGCTCTGCAAGCCATGACCGCATCCTTGATCTGACTCCTGAGGCATGGCTGACCGAGGTCTACGAAGAGATTAACGGCGTATTCAAGGCCTTCAACGGCAGCATGGTCATCTCATGCGTCGTCGACGTTATCGACGAAGAAACGGGCGAGATGTTTTACTTCAACGCAGAGCATCCGTTCCAGATCCTTTATCGCAACGGAAAGGCCTCTTTCATCGAAGAGGATCTGCAGCTTCGCAAGCTCGGTCTTGAATCCGAAATTCCTTTCGAGGTGAAGCGCTTTCGCCTTGAACCGGGCGACGCCATCATAGCCGGCTCTGACGGACGGGACGATATCGATCTCACGCCCGACGAACCGGTGCGCACCATCAACGAAGACGAGTTCCTCGTTCTCAGCCTGGTCGATCAGGCAAGGGGCGATCTCGATAAACTCGCCGAACTGATCAAAAGCAAGGGTGAACTTACCGACGACCTTTCGCTTCTTAAAATCGAATTCATGCCGAGCAGTCAGAGGAAAGAGACCGAAGACGCTTTCCACGACGAAGACGTCGTTAAGCCCGTCGTGCTGATCGACGATCACGATGAGTACGATCTCGATCACAGTGAGTTGCCGGCCGGCGTCTCATCGGAATACAGCGAGCTGCTCGAAGAGGGTCGCCGGCTGGTTCGGGCCGGTAAATCTCCCGAGGCGCTTGCGAAACTTGAGAAGGCCTACGAGATGCGCCAGGATGATCCGGCGCTGAATAAGATCCTCGCCGTCCTGACTTTCCGTGAGAAGGATTACGAGAAGGCCGTCGAGATCCTCGAAAACTATCTGAGTCATGATCCGAATATTGAGGACTTCTGGCTCTATCTTTCCATCGCGCATAAACGCATGGGCAATCTGGATCGCTCGCTTGAGTCGGCCGAGAAGGTCTTCGAGATCAACAGCCAGAGGGTGCCGAATCTGCTACAGCTGGCCGATCTGCACTTCCGTATGGGCCATGCAGGCCGGGCAAAGATCTTTTTAGAGCAGGTTTTTCAGATTGACCCGAATAACAGTCAGGGAAAAACCCTCGAAGAGAAGATTGCTCGACTGGCGGCAGAATCGGGTCGTTCAAACTGA
- the lpxC gene encoding UDP-3-O-acyl-N-acetylglucosamine deacetylase, with protein MAPALELPANRIGRQNRCTVAETVSFTGTGIHTAGATTLRIHPAAPGTGLILQSTSPSLGIIPISPLSVTETAQAVTLSNGSWKVHTVEHVLCAMAVAGITDAILELDGTEIPILDGAAGELYRGIMAAGVQESDVAVEPIRLSAPVWVVKDDKYLVAIPADDFRVTYTIDFPHPELKGKTYHGLLNSEIMEQEILEARTFGFLKDVEELRKRGLGMGASLENAVVLTDTGYLNDDLRYPDECLRHKVLDLIGDLYLLGRPLMAHIIAFRAGHALDVALGRNIIANLSGDELAGRRN; from the coding sequence ATGGCGCCGGCACTTGAACTGCCTGCGAACCGTATCGGTCGTCAGAATCGCTGCACGGTGGCCGAAACGGTTAGCTTTACGGGAACGGGCATCCATACGGCAGGCGCAACGACGCTTCGCATTCATCCCGCAGCTCCCGGCACAGGCCTCATCTTACAGAGCACCTCTCCTTCTCTCGGCATCATCCCCATCTCACCACTCAGTGTAACAGAAACGGCACAGGCCGTCACCCTCTCAAACGGCTCCTGGAAGGTTCATACCGTAGAGCATGTTCTCTGCGCCATGGCCGTAGCCGGTATCACCGACGCCATCCTTGAACTTGACGGAACAGAGATTCCCATCCTCGACGGCGCTGCCGGCGAGCTCTATCGTGGCATCATGGCTGCCGGCGTGCAGGAATCTGATGTTGCCGTCGAGCCCATCCGCCTCAGCGCACCGGTCTGGGTCGTTAAAGACGACAAATACCTCGTTGCCATCCCCGCCGACGACTTCCGTGTCACCTATACCATCGACTTCCCGCATCCCGAACTGAAAGGCAAGACCTACCACGGCCTGCTGAACAGCGAAATCATGGAGCAGGAAATCCTCGAAGCCCGCACCTTCGGATTCCTGAAAGATGTTGAAGAGCTTCGTAAGCGTGGTCTGGGCATGGGCGCCTCTCTGGAAAACGCCGTGGTGCTCACGGATACCGGTTACCTGAACGACGATCTGCGTTATCCCGATGAATGTCTGCGCCATAAGGTGCTCGATCTGATCGGTGACCTCTACCTGCTCGGTCGTCCGCTTATGGCTCATATCATCGCCTTCCGTGCCGGACATGCCCTTGATGTGGCGCTTGGCCGTAACATCATCGCCAACCTTTCCGGTGATGAGCTCGCAGGCCGCCGCAACTGA
- a CDS encoding sensor histidine kinase translates to MNDSQEPFTLPVLAAGLVHEVKNPLSAIHLHLQLLENQVLQVEDEELRAQMKRRVEIIKREILGLNQTLQEFIRLIRSETRAIAAAGLNEIVEQVVQLLGPQAGRNQIRLETNTGAVPDHLQMDASFLKQTLVNLILNSIQAYETVDDNRDRLIVVTTGTENGRFFLRVEDNGAGILPEDREKIFEPFFTTKVHGSGLGLSLVRKMMMEMGGHVDLVSSPGKGTRFTLYFDGAVKALPEPAEIQGHEAV, encoded by the coding sequence ATGAATGATTCGCAAGAACCGTTCACACTTCCGGTCCTCGCCGCCGGCCTGGTGCACGAGGTTAAGAATCCGCTGTCGGCCATCCATCTGCATCTGCAGCTGCTTGAGAATCAGGTGCTTCAGGTGGAGGATGAAGAGCTGCGCGCCCAGATGAAACGGCGCGTCGAGATCATCAAGCGTGAGATCCTCGGATTGAATCAGACGTTGCAGGAGTTCATCCGCCTCATTCGCTCCGAGACCCGCGCCATCGCTGCCGCCGGGTTGAACGAGATCGTCGAACAGGTCGTACAGCTGCTCGGTCCGCAGGCCGGGCGAAATCAGATTCGACTCGAAACGAATACGGGCGCCGTGCCCGATCATCTGCAGATGGACGCTTCGTTTTTAAAGCAGACGCTTGTGAACCTGATCCTGAATTCGATACAGGCCTACGAAACGGTCGACGACAATCGCGACCGACTCATCGTCGTCACGACGGGCACAGAGAACGGACGCTTCTTCTTGAGAGTCGAAGATAACGGAGCGGGCATCCTGCCCGAGGATCGCGAGAAGATCTTCGAGCCTTTCTTCACGACGAAGGTGCACGGCAGCGGGCTCGGTCTTTCTCTTGTGCGCAAGATGATGATGGAGATGGGCGGTCACGTCGATCTTGTTTCGTCGCCGGGCAAAGGAACGAGGTTCACGCTTTATTTTGACGGCGCAGTAAAGGCGTTACCCGAGCCCGCAGAGATCCAGGGCCATGAGGCCGTTTAA